The Pseudomonas pergaminensis nucleotide sequence GACCATGACTGGTTCGAGGCCATTGCCCTGGCCGCCCGCGACCAGATGGTCGACCACTGGATGGACCATACGCGGCGTATCTACCGCAAAGGCCAAAAGCGGGTTTATTACCTTTCCCTGGAATTCCTCATCGGCCGCCTGCTCTACGACAGCCTGAGCAACCTGGGCGTGCTGGAGATTGCGCGCGAAGCGCTGTCCGAGCTGGGCGTCGACCTGGAGCGCATCCGCCTGCTGGAGCCCGACGCGGCGCTTGGCAACGGTGGCCTGGGCCGCCTGGCGGCGTGCTTCATGGAAAGCATGTCGACCCTGGGCATTGCCGGCCATGGGTATGGCATTCGTTATGAGCACGGCTTGTTCCGCCAGGCGATTGTTGATGGCTGGCAGCAGGAACAGACCGAACGCTGGCTGGATTTCGGTAACCCGTGGGAGTTCGAGCGGGCCGAAGTGATTTACCCGATCGGCTTTGGCGGTAGCGTCGAAACCCTCGCGGATGCTTCCGGCAAGATGATCCAGGTGTGGTCGCCCAACGAAACCGTACGGGCCGTGGCCTATGACACCCCGGTGGTCGGCTGGCGTGGCGCAAGTGTGAACACCCTGCGCTTGTGGCGCGCACGGGCGGTAGAAGACCTGCACCTGGAGCGCTTCAACGCCGGTGACCACTTGGGCGCCGTCGCCGAAGTGGCCCGCGCCGAGAGCATCTCCCGAGTGCTTTACCCGGCCGACAGCACCGAAGCGGGGCAGGAGCTGCGTCTGCGCCAGGAATACTTCTTCGTTTCCGCCTCCCTGCAAGACTTGCTGCGCCGCCACAAGAACATGCACGGCTCGGTACTGAGCCTGGGCGAGCACGCTGCGATCCAACTCAACGATACCCACCCGTCCATCGCCGTGGCCGAGTTGATGCGTCAACTGGTCGACCTGCACGACATTCCGTGGGAAGCGGCGTGGGACGTGACGGTCGAAACCCTGTCGTACACCAACCACACCCTGCTGCCCGAAGCGCTGGAAACCTGGCCGGTCGGACTGATGGAGCGCATGCTGCCTCGGCACATGCAGATCATCTACCTGATCAACGCCCAGCACATCGACTCGCTGCGCGCCAAAGGCATCCACGACTTTGACGTACTGCGCGCCGTCTCGCTGATCGAAGAAGACAACGGCCGCCGCGTGCGCATGGGAAACCTGGCGTTCCTCGGTTCCCACAGCGTCAACGGCGTATCCGGCCTGCACACCCAGCTGATGCGCAGCACGGTGTTCTCCGAGCTACACAAGCTGTACCCGGAGCGTATCAACAACAAAACCAACGGCATCACTTTCCGTCGCTGGTTGTACCAGGCCAACCCGAAGCTCACGTCTATGCTGGTGGAGGCACTGGGTCCGGACATTCTCGACAAGCCCGAAGAGCGGCTGGTGGAGCTTGAGCCGTTCGCCGAGAAACAGACGTTCCGCAAGGCATTTGCCGAGCAGCGTTTGCACAGCAAGCGCGCGCTGGCGGACATCATTCATGAGCGCCTGGGCATCGCGGTCAATCCGGCGGCGATGTTCGACGTGCAGGTCAAGCGTATCCACGAATACAAGCGCCAACTGCTCAACCTGTTGCACACCGTGGCGCTGTACCAGGCGATCCGTGCCGAGCCTGGCACTGACTGGGTGCCGCGCGTGAAGATCTTCTCCGGCAAGGCGGCGGCCAGTTATCACCAGGCCAAGCTGATCATCAAGCTGACCAACGACATCGCGCGCACGGTCAATAACGACCCGACCGTACGTGGTTTGCTCAAGGTGGTGTTCCTGCCCAACTACAACGTGAGCCTGGCAGAAAGCATCATCCCGGCAGCGGACTTGTCGGAGCAGATTTCCACGGCTGGCTTTGAAGCCTCGGGTACCAGCAACATGAAGTTCGGCCTCAACGGTGCGCTGACCATCGGCACCATGGACGGCGCCAACGTCGAGATGCACGAACGCGTCGGTGCCGAGCACATGTTTATCTTTGGTCTCAGTGCGCAGCAGGTGGAAGCGCGCAAACACGCCGGTGAGTTCAACGCCGGGGCCGACATTGCAGCGTCCCATCGGTTGAATGATGTGCTGCAAGCGATTCGGGGCGGGGTGTTCTCGCCGGATGATCCGGGCCGGTACGTGGGGCTGATCGATGGGCTGATCGACTACGACCGCTTCCTGGTCTGTGCTGACTTCGATTCGTACTGGGACGCCCAGGCGCGGGTCGAGGCGCATTGGCATGATTCCAAGGCGTGGTGGCGTTCGGCGGTGCTGAATACCGCGCGCATGGGCTGGTTCAGTTCGGACCGGACCATCAGGGAGTACGCGACCGAGATCTGGAAAGCCCTCGACTAAACAACGCTGGCCTGCACATGTGTGCGGGTTTATGTGGGAGCTGGCTTGCCTGCGATAGCATCACCTCGGTGTG carries:
- a CDS encoding glycogen/starch/alpha-glucan phosphorylase; the encoded protein is MSQEPLAREAEVAAFRDAVLTKLTYAVGKDPDHAFDHDWFEAIALAARDQMVDHWMDHTRRIYRKGQKRVYYLSLEFLIGRLLYDSLSNLGVLEIAREALSELGVDLERIRLLEPDAALGNGGLGRLAACFMESMSTLGIAGHGYGIRYEHGLFRQAIVDGWQQEQTERWLDFGNPWEFERAEVIYPIGFGGSVETLADASGKMIQVWSPNETVRAVAYDTPVVGWRGASVNTLRLWRARAVEDLHLERFNAGDHLGAVAEVARAESISRVLYPADSTEAGQELRLRQEYFFVSASLQDLLRRHKNMHGSVLSLGEHAAIQLNDTHPSIAVAELMRQLVDLHDIPWEAAWDVTVETLSYTNHTLLPEALETWPVGLMERMLPRHMQIIYLINAQHIDSLRAKGIHDFDVLRAVSLIEEDNGRRVRMGNLAFLGSHSVNGVSGLHTQLMRSTVFSELHKLYPERINNKTNGITFRRWLYQANPKLTSMLVEALGPDILDKPEERLVELEPFAEKQTFRKAFAEQRLHSKRALADIIHERLGIAVNPAAMFDVQVKRIHEYKRQLLNLLHTVALYQAIRAEPGTDWVPRVKIFSGKAAASYHQAKLIIKLTNDIARTVNNDPTVRGLLKVVFLPNYNVSLAESIIPAADLSEQISTAGFEASGTSNMKFGLNGALTIGTMDGANVEMHERVGAEHMFIFGLSAQQVEARKHAGEFNAGADIAASHRLNDVLQAIRGGVFSPDDPGRYVGLIDGLIDYDRFLVCADFDSYWDAQARVEAHWHDSKAWWRSAVLNTARMGWFSSDRTIREYATEIWKALD